In Listeria cossartiae subsp. cossartiae, the DNA window CTCCGTAAAGTACATTTTTATCCGTAATTGCTAAGGCTGGATAATGGTATTCTTTTGCTTTAGCGATTAGCTTATCGATGGACGCTGTACTAGATAGCAAATCATAAGCGCTCGCAACTTGTAAATGAACAAACCCCACTATCCTCTCTCCTTTCAAAACTCTCTTTTTCCATTATATCGGTTAAGCTAAAAAAAAGAAAGTGTGTTCGTGTTTTTATATAAAAATAAAGCCAGATAATTAATCCGACTTTATTTCTTCTTTATTTAGTTGCGCAAATGAGTTGCAATTTTGCCGTCATTTCTTTGATTTCTTCTTCATTATGCAGTGTTGCTCCAGAAGCAAGCGGATGTCCACCGCCGCCATACTCTTTAGCTAATTCATTGATAACCGGACCCTTCGAACGTAAACGGGCTCTGAAAACCGGCCCTTCTTGGATGAACATAATCCACGCCTTGATTCCCGCCACATTTTCAATACAAGAAACAAGTGCAGAAGCGTCGCGCGGATTTACATCAAACTCGTTTAAAAGTGTATCACTTAAATAAACCGTTGCCGCGCCATTTTCGTCCATCACAAAGTTTTGCAAAATGTAGCCCGAAAGCTTCACAGTATTTTTTGGAAGTTCATATAATTCACGGTAAAGCGCCGGACGGTCAAACGGAAACGTCACTAAATGCGCGGATAGACGCAGTGTTTCTTCCGTGGTGCTCGGATATAAGAACCGACCAGTATCACCAACAATCCCAGCATAAAGAAGTCGCGCTGCTGTTTCATTCAAAATTAATTCATCGGAAAATGCTTCCCAAAATGCGACAATCATTTCGCTACAAGAAGAAGCTGTCGTGTCTACCCAAAGTAAGTCACCGTAAGCATCATCGTTTGGATGGTGGTCAATCTTGATTAATTTGTTGCCTTTGTTAAATCGTCCATCCGAAACGCGCTCTTGATTCGCCGTGTCACACACAATCACAAGCGCATCCTTATATATATCGTCCGTTATTTCATCCACCACACCAAGAAATTGGAGCGATACTTCATCATTTCCAACCGAATACACCTTTTTCTCAGGAAAACTAGCCCGGATAATTTCCGCAAGCCCCATTTGCGAACCGTAAGCATCTGGATCTGGTCTTACATGTCGATGCAAAATAATCGTTTCAAATTGCTTTATTTGTTGTAAAATCTCACTTTTCATTGTTTCGCCTCTGTTTCTTTTTAACGTTCCATCATTTGACAAGCAACAATTGCTTTTCCGGTCAAAATTCCTTCTAAGTAAAGCTCGACATCTAGTTTCCCAGCTTTACGCCCCATTTCCAAAATCCGTGGTTTAATCACGATTGTCGCGTCCATTTGAACAGGTTTTAGAAAATACATCGTCACGTTTTCAATCGCCACATTACGTTTTTTCATGGAAAATAGTTTTTGCTGTACAACATCACAAACTACTTGCGTAAAGACGCCGTACGATAAAGTCCCAAGTGAATTCGTCATTTGCGGACTTACTTTAAATTCATAATCCGCTTCTTCACCAGTATCCGCTTTTTCCGAAAGTTGGTTCGCAATTGTGTCGTCAATCGTTTCACCGACTTGCGGTTGTTTTTGAATCATTTGCATGGATTTTAGAATATCCTGTCTGCTGACAATGCCGATTAACGTTAAATCATCTTTGACGACCGGGATTACTTCAATGCTTTCCCAAATCATCATATGCGCCACCGAGGCCACGCTCATTTTCGGCCCAACCGTTAGCGGATTTTTCGTCATTACGCGTTCAATCGAAATGCTCGGATTTTTTTCTAAAATGTCTTTACTCGTCACCATTCCAGTCAGTCGCATCGCCCGGTTAACAACAGGAAAACGGCTATGTCCAGTCGCTTCTTCCATTTTATGCCAATCTGCAACTTTATCCGATGTGGACAAAAATGCAGTCGTTTCTAGTGGTGTTAAAATATCCTCGACAAACACCACTTCTTTTTTAATCAATTGGTCATAAATCGCGCGGTTAATCATCGTTGCTACCGTAAACGTATCATACGAAGTCGATAAAATAGGCAATTCTTTCTCATCCGCCAACTGTTTTACTTCGTCGTCCGTATCAAAGCCACCAGTAATCAATACCGCAGCACCGCGTTTCAAAGCAAGTTCATGCGCACTCACCCGGTTTCCGACGATTAATAAGTTACCAGCATCTGTATAACGTTCCATCGCTTCCACGGTCATCGCGCCAATCACAAACTTATTCAGCGATTTATATAATCCAGCTCGACCGCCAAGCACTTGTCCATCAATCATATTAACAATTTCAGCAAAAGTTAATTTTTCGATGCTATCTTTTTGTTTCCGCTCAATTCGAAGTGTCCCTACTCGTTTAATAGTAGAAACAAAACCAATAATTTCCGCGTCTTTAATTGCCCGATAAGCAGTTCCCTCACTTACAGACAAGTTTTTCGCGATTTTCCGCACAGATATTTTTTCTCCGACTGCAAGATTTTCAATGTATTTTAAAATCTGTTCATGTTTTGTGGCCACGACTCGTTCACCCATTCCTATTTTGTTAGATTTCGATACCTTCCCCAATTTCAAGTACTTTTCCAGCAATACCTTCATCAAGCGATGCAACAAATTGGTGCGCATCTTGCTCAATTAACGGAAATGTATTGTAATGCATTGGAATCACTAATTTTGCTTGTAAAAAGCGTGCTGCAATCGCCGCATCTTCCGGCCCCATGGTAAAATTATCCCCAATCGGCAAGAAAGCAACGTCTAACGGATTTAATTCCCCAATTAATTTCATATCAGAAAATAAACCAGTATCTCCTGCAAAATAAATATTTTTACCTTCTATCGTAAATACAATCCCCGTTGGAAAACCAAGATTGATAATACGTCCATCACGAACAGTCTGCGAACCATGAAAAGCTTGCGTTAACTTCACTTGTCCAAAATCAAACTGTCTTTTCCCACCAATATGCATTGGCGCAATATTCTCCAGACCATCCTCTACCGCTAAAAAGGAAGCCAAATCCGCATTACAAATAACGGTTGCTCCTGAATTTCTAGCGATTTCAACTGTATCACCGACATGATCATCATGCCCATGCGACAGAACGATAAAGTCTGGCATCTGCTCTTCTGCTTTTAAATCACATTTCTTATTACCAGAAATAAATGGATCCACTAAAATAGTTGTATTCCCAGTGATAATTTTAATACAAGACTGACCATGAAATGAAATCTTCATGTTAAAAAACTTCCTTCCCGATTCATTATTCTATGTGTATTATTGTACCACTATTATTATAAACTAATATATAACACCTCGTAAACTAGGAGGTGTTTATTAGCAAAATATTTCCTTCGCATGTTATCATGATAGAGAAATCATTTGGAAAGAAGGTACAATAATGGAAAAAAATATCGATGTCTTACAAAAATGGCTAAAAGACCAAGGTGCCGAAGTAGCATTTTTGACGGACCCAGAGAACATCGCTTACTTCTCAGGTTATCATAGCGAGCCACATGAACGCGTACTTGGTTTAGCTGTTTTCCCTGATAGCGAACCATTTCTATTTACGCCAGCTCTCGAAGTAGAAGATGTACGAGGCGGCGACTGGACGCATCCCGCTTACGGATACAACGATACAGAAAACCCATTTACAATCATTGCAGAAGAAATCAAAAAACGTGTCGCAAACCCAAGCAAATTTGCGATTGAGAAAAAACATATGAGCGTGGACCGCTACGAACAATTAGGCGGGCTATTCTCCGGCAGCTCTTTCATTCCGATTGAACATAAAATCGAACAAATCCGTCTAATTAAAACAGAGGCAGAACTAACCATTTTAAAAGAAGCTGCTTTATTGGCTGATTACGCGGTACAAGTTGGCGTAAACGAGATCGCAGAAGGCAAAACCGAAGCAGAAATCGTAGCCAAAATCGAATATGAAATGAAGAAAAAAGGCGTCACAGCCATGTCATTCGATACAATGGTGCTTACTGGTAAAAATGGCGCCCTGCCCCATGGTACCCCTGGCGAAACAAAAATCAAAAAAGGCGATTTAGTTTTATTTGATTTAGGTGTTGTCCATAAAGGCTATTGCTCTGATATTACGCGTACTGTTGCTTTCGGCGACATTTCCGCTGAACAGAAAAAGATTTACGATACAGTTTTAGAAGCACAAATTGCTGCCGTCGAAAAAGTAAAAGCTGGCGTGAAAGCAAGCGAAATCGATTTAACTGCGAGAAACATTATTCGTGAAGCTGGTTATGGTGATTATTTCCCACATCGTCTTGGTCATGGGCTTGGTGCAAGTGTCCACGAATTTCCTTCTATCACAGAAACAAACCATATGGAGCTTCAAGAAAATATGGTATTTACGATTGAACCAGGTATTTATGTTTCCGGGGTTGCCGGCGTTCGAATTGAAGATGACCTCGTTGTCACCAAAGATGGCGTACAAGTATTAACCGAATTCCCAAAAACATTACAAGTAATCAACTAATAAGAAAAGCGAACTCTCCTCGGGAAAGTTCGCTTTTTATTTAAATCAATTCTTTACTATCTGTATAAGCTAAACCAAGAGAATCTGCCACGGCTTTATACGTAATATGACCTTGATACGTATTTAAACCGCGAAGTAAGAATGGGTCTTTTTTCACTGCTACTTCTAAGCCTTCATTCGCCAGTTTTAACCCGAAAGGTAATGTGGCGTTAGTGAGAGCCAGCGTAGATGTCCGTGGCACTGCTCCTGGCATATTAGCAACGGCATAATGTAGCACGCCATATTTTTCATATGTTGGATCATCGTGGGTCGAAACATGATCCGTTGTTTCAAAAATTCCGCCTTGGTCAATCGCAATGTCGACAAGAACGGAGCCCGGAATCATTTGTTTGATTACATGCTCTTTAACTAATTTTGGCGCTTTTGCCCCAGGAATTAAAACGGCTCCAATTACTAAATCGGCTTTCTTCACGGCAGTTTCGATATTAAAATCGTTTGACATCAACGTTTGTACTTGGTTGCCAAAAATATCATCAAGTTCGCGCAACCGTTTTAAATTCATATCAAGAATAGTCACGTTCGCTCCAAGCCCCACCGCAATTTTGGCTGCATTCGTTCCAGCAATTCCGCCGCCGATAATAACGACCTCACTTTTCTCTACACCAGGTACACCACCAAGAAGCACACCCATCCCACCATTTGTTCTTTGTAGGAATTGAGCACCAATCTGCGCCGCCATTCGTCCAGCAACTTCACTCATCGGTGAAAGCAGCGGCAACGTACGATCTGCAAGTTCTACCGTTTCATACGCGACACTATTCACTTTACTTTGAAGCAAAGCCTTCGCAAGCGTTGGTTCATTCGCTAAATGCAAATAGGTGAAAAGTAATAAGCCTTCTTTAAAATAGTTATACTCTGATGCAATCGGTTCTTTTACTTTTACGACCATATCTACATCCCAAGCTTCTTTAGCTGTCTCCACAATGGTTGCCCCTGCTTCCACAAAATCAGCGTCTTGATAATTAGAGCCAATCCCCGCATCTTTTTCCACGTATACAGTATGACCTGCATTTACATAAGAAAAAACACTTGCCGGGGTCATCGCCACCCTATTCTCGTTATTTTTTATTTCTTTTGGTACGCCGACTAACATCTAAATCACTCTCCTTGACATAGGTATAATAGACTATAAAAGATTTTCTACACCCCCATGCTAACACAATATACCTAAGTTGTAAAAAATTAACTAACTTAAATTCCAACAATTGAATGGGTGAAAATACATACAAAATCTGCTAATAATTAATTTATTTTTCATTTTATGGTTCTTTTAGGAAAAAGAGGGTAAAATATAAGTATAGAAAATACATATATTTTGATTGGAGGAATTAGTATGTTACAACAATACGAAAGAGTTTTAGTAGCAGTTGATGGATCCAAAGAGGCAGAAAGAGCTTTCCAAAAAGCAATTCAAGTGGCTAACCGTAATGACGCGGCGCTTGGTCTTGTCCACGTTATCGATACACGCGCGTTTTCATCTGTAGCCAATTACGATACAAGCATGGCGGACAAAGCTACCGAATATGCGGACGAATTACTTAGTGGCTATAAAGAAGATGCTTTAAAAGCCGGTGTCACAAAAGTAGAAAGCTACATCGAATACGGCTCACCGAAAACAGCTATTACAAAAGAAGCTGCCAAAGCATTCCAAGCAGATTTAATCATGTGTGGTGCGACCGGGCTTAACGCAGTGGAACGTCTACTGATTGGTAGTGTATCTGAATATATTATTCGTCACTCCCCTTGCGACGTGCTTGTCGTACGTAATGATGTTCCTGATTATAAAGAAGAAAAATAACCATAGAAAAAGGCTAGCTCTTTCATAAGAGCTAGCCTTTTTTATCGTTTTTAGCGACTTTGTTTGATTGTTTCTACATCACGAGCAATCATTAATTCTTCGTTTGTAGGGATGATGATAACTTTTACTGGGGAGTGAGGATAGTTAAGGAATCTTTCTTCTCCGCGCACTTGGTTAAGTGCTGGATCCCAGTATACGCCCATGAATTCAAGTCCACGAAGTACTTTTTCACGAATGTAAGAACTATTTTCACCGATACCAGCTGTGAAGATAATCGCATCTACACCGTTCATGCGAGCTGCATAAGAACCAATGTATTTATGGATACGGTCAACGAATACTTGAAGTGCAAGTTCTGCGCGGTCGTTTCCTTTTGCTGCTTCATCTTCTAAATCACGAAGGTCGCTTGAAATACCAGATACACCAAGCATACCGGATTCTTTGTTTAATACATCAAGTACTTGTTCTGCTGTTTTGTCAGTTTTTTCCATGATGAAAGGAATAAGCGCTGGGTCAATGTTACCAGAACGAGTTCCCATAGAAACACCAGCTAGTGGCGTGAATCCCATGGAAGTATCCATTGATTTTCCGCCTTCGATAGCAGCGATACTAGCGCCATTACCAAGGTGACAAGTTAGTAAACGTAACTCTTCTACAGGACGTCCTAAAAGTTCTGCAGCGCGTTCGGATACATATTTATGGCTTGTACCGTGGAAACCATATTTACGGATACCATAGTCTTCATAGTAGCTGTACGGCAAGCTGTAAAGGTAGCTTGCTGGAGGCATTGTTTGGTGGAAAGCTGTATCGAAAACAGCAACCGAAACAACATCCGGTAAAATTTTGCGGAATGCTTTAATACCAGTAACGTTCGCTGGGTTATGAAGCGGCGCAAGTTCAGATAATGCTTCAATATCTTTAATTACTTGGTCATCAATATAAACGGATTCAGGGAATTTTTCTCCACCGTGAACTACGCGGTGACCAATTCCAGTGATTTCATCGTAAGAACCGATAACTTTGTGGTTAATTAATTTTTCAAGTAGCATTTGAACAGCAATTTCATGGTCAGGAATATCAATAATTTCTTTGATTTTTTCTCCGTCTACAGTAATTGTAAAAATAGAATCTTTCAAACCAATTCTTTCTACAATCCCTGCTGTGATAACACGTTCAGATGGCATATCGTATAATTGGAATTTCAGTGAAGAACTTCCGGCGTTAATTGCAATCGTTTTTTCCATTTTGTTTTTGTCAATTCCTTCCATTATTGTTTCCTCTTGAACCAGTTCTCTATTTCCGCTAAAATCGGCGCGGTTACGCTTGGATCCGTTAGTGAAGAGAGATTGGCCAGTAAAACTTCTTTTGGCGGCTTTACATTTACGTCCGCTTTTTGTAAAATCAAGATGCTTTTTCGTGCTTGTTCAGTCTTAAACAGCGTCTCGGGCAATTTAATAATTCCCTCGATATGACCGTTTTTCTTGATAAACTTGTCCACCTTAGCAAAGTCACTAGTCCCAAACATTGCGTCAGGTACCAAGAAGAATAAATATCCTCCTGGTTTTGTGTAGCGCATTCCTTGTTCAATAAACAAGAAATGTGCAAATGAATGCCCTTCTTCACGGCAAAGTTCAAATGTTTTTGCATTTTCATCATCCGGATAATAACCAACTGGCAAATCACTAATTACGACATCGACGGGATCAACTAATAAATTAGCCAGACCATCTTGATGAAGTAACGTCATTTTTTGTCGCTGTAAATCCGCACCTACTAATGCAAGCGAAATAAGCAAATCATCTACATCCACACCACTAGCATGAACTTCCACATTACCTTTTAATTCTAGTTGATTAATCACCGTCGTTAAAAGGTTTGCTGTTCCACAGGCTGGATCCAAAATAGAAACATTTTTCTTCTTTTGAATCACTTTTTCAAGTAAATACGCCACAATAAATCCGATGGAATCTGGTGTCATTTGGTGATTAACTTGAATACCATGTTTCATGCCTTTTAGTAGTGCTAATTGAAGACCTTTGCGGATTTCTTCATTTGAGAAATTCTCAAGTTCGATACTTTCGTAAGACGCTTGTAATTTCAATTGTTTTTCAGAAGACAACTCTTCTTTTTGTAAAACTTCTTTTTGAAACAGATTTTCTCCTGTTTCATAAACCGCTTCCAAATAGCTTATTTCAAGCTCATTTTGCAAGATAATAGCTGTATTATCAAGCACTTGAAATAATTCTTGCGTTGCTTCATTTGCCAAAAGTAACACCTCGAATTTTTATCATTACTAACACCACCAAACATTATACAGTATTTCTAAAGAATGTGAAAGGATTTTCTGTAGTAAAAGATGAAATTCCCATTGGAAATAGTTAATTATAATTAGTACAGTTTATTTTTAGTAGTAATACAGAAAAAAGCCTTCCTAATTCAAAGGAAGGCTTTTAAGATTCATGCTTTTTTCGCTGCTTCAATTGCGGCTTCATAATTTGGATGATTGCTGCCTTCTGGAACTACTTCCGCGTAGACAATCTCTCCTGCTGCATTGACAACAAATACGGAACGCGCTAGCAAGCGAAGTTCTTTCATAATGACACCGTATGCTTCTCCAAAGGAAAGGTCACGGTGATCAGATAAAGTAATTGCATTTGGTAAACCTTCTGCTGCACACCATTTCTTTTGCGCAAATGGTAAATCAACGGAGATAGTTAAGACAACCGTGTTATCTAAATTGCTTGCTTCTTCGTTAAATTTACGCGTTTGTGTGGAACAAACGCTGGTATCAATGGAAGGAACCACGCTGATAAGTCTCACTTTCCCGTCATAATCGTGCAAGGTTACTTCTTCTAAATCTCTGTTAACCACTGTGAAATTGGGCGCTTTGTCGCCTACTTTTCTTTCTGTGCCTACGAGTGTAACTGGATTATGTTTAAATGTTACTTGAGTCATTTTATCTTCCTCCTTTAAATGGACGCTTCTACTCCATTTTAAAGAAGAAGTAAACTATAAGCTATTTTTTTGCTCCATATACCCATTTTTCATCTAGTTCTAAGTAGCCCATGTGTACGACGGATGTTGCTTCAAAAAAGTCAGCAATCCCTTGTTTGTTTGGCGTAAAAGCGCAAACAACGTATAATGGCCAAACAGTTTTTAACACAAATCGCATCGCGCCTTCACGAAATAACACATTGAGCCACGTTAATTTCTTGCCATTTAATTTGATAACACGAAGACCGAATAACATTTTCCCTAAAGTTTGCCCGAAAAATTTCGTTAGTAGCACAAAATATGCGAGAAAAATAATAGTCGTAATTACCCAATAAAATGTGAAGAAGCTGTTATCCATCCCTATGCCAGCAATACGTAAAATCGGATTTATAAGAATTCCTTTTAAGGCCGCTATCGCAATTAAATCGACTAAATAAGCTAAAAATCGAATCCAAAATCCCGCAAAATATTGTTTAGGAATAGCTTCTTCTTTCGGGATGGGCGGCTCATAATGATAGACTTGGCGTTTACTTTCAAAAGCTACATTTTCATGCGTCATTTGCGCCTCTCCTCTCACATTATTCTCCATATAAGTACATCATTCTTGGCGCTTTAAGTGTGCCAGTTAATTTAATTAATTGGGAAATATCCGCATTTTGTCCAGAGATTTTTTGTGCAGCAACCGAAAATAGCGAACTAAAGTCTTCTGGAGCGCTGTATTCGATGACTGTAGCGCCGGACAAACCTTCCTCTTTTTTCAGTGCTTCTAAAGCATCTTCTTGATAGCCAAATGCATCAATTAAGCCAATTTCTTTTGCTTGGCGACCATCGTAAATACGGCCGTCTGCAATTTTACGAACTTGTTCTATCGGCATATCACGGCCTTTTGCAACAACTTTAACGAATTCATTGTAGGAATCATCAATCATCGACTGCATAATTTTCTTCTCGTCTTCCGTCATTGGTCTTGTTCCGCTCATAATATCTTTGTACTCGCCACTTTTAATTGTATTATCTGAAACACCTAGTTTTTTCATTAATTCACTATAGTCATAGCTTTGCATAATAACCCCAAGCGAACCTGTCAGTGTTTCTTTACTCGCGAAAATCTTATCGGCTGGTGCGGAGATATAATAGCCACCTGATGCCGCCATACTCCCCATCGAAACGTAAAATGGAATACCTCGTTCTTTTTTAATTTGTAAAATTTTATCGCGAATTTGTGCGGATTCCATCACGCCGCCACCTGGTGAATTAACATACAAAAGTACCCCTTGGATAAGGTCGTCATTTCTCACTTGTTCTAATTGTTGCATGAAAAGAGAATGATTGTAACCAGCATCACTAAATAAAGTACCAGACTCTCCTGTATCTTGAATAGTTCCGTCTACTGATAATACGGCTATCGTATCCATTCCACCTTCTTCAATTACTGTCTCAGTCAGTTCGCCTGTATCTGCGAATAAACTTTCAGCAAATGTTAGATTGCCCTCTTCCACTGAAGCAAATTGACTTGATGTAAACTTTGCTAATGCACTAACAACCAAAAGCGCACAAACAATTCCTAGTGCAACCCATCTTTTAGCGTTCATTAAATTCTCCCCTTTTTTCTTTTTATATACAGTAATAATACCAGTCTCTTTTATTTTGTACAAATTTTCTTTTGAATTTGTGCACCTTTTCACTTTTTTATAGATGAAGAAAGAAATTGCTTCTAAGTCATGTTATAATAAGTTTGTTGATTAAAATTGGATTCTGGAGGGACAACTAACATGGCAAAAACTATTTTTTATTTTTCCTATCGCAAAACCGAAGAACTACATGCAAAAGCAAAAGAATTGAAGAAAATTACGACTGATTATGGATATGAATTAACAGACGACTATCAAAAAGCGAACGTTATCATCAGTATTGGTGGCGATGGTGCTTTTCTTAAATCCGTAAGAGAAACTGGCTTCCGTCAAGATTGTTTATATGCAGGGATTGCACTAACCGAACAATTAGGTCAATACTGTGATTTTCATATTAATCAATTGGATGAAATCATCAAAGCAGCTATTGAAGATCGTTGGTTAGTACGTCGTTACCCAACTATTTATGGAACAGTTAATAACACCAAAGCATTTTATGTATTGAATGAATTTAACATTCGTTCTTCTATCATCAGAACACTTACGATGGATCTGTATATTAATGATTCTCACTTTGAAACGTTCCGCGGTGATGGAATGGTTATTTCGACACCAACAGGAAGTACTGCTTATAATAAATCAGTCAATGGTTCTATCGTGGACCCACTTCTTCCATCTATGCAAGTAAGTGAACTGGCTTCTATAAACAACAACAAATTCCGTACGCTTGGCTCTTCTTTCATCCTTAGTCCAAAACGTAAACTACGTATTGAGATTTCGTCTGAAGAAGGAAATAACGAGTTCCCAATGATTGGAATGGACAGCGAAGCACTAAGCATTCAACACGTTCATGAAGTAAACTTAGAAGTAGGCGACCGTTTTATCAATATTATCAAACTACCTAAGAATTCTTTCTGGGATAAAGTGAAACGTAATTTCTTATAAAAGATTAACAAATCAATATTATTTTAAAAGCGTAGTATGCCGAGAAATCCTCGAAATACTACGCTTTTTATTATTTAGATTCTTTTTCTAATTCAAGATAAAAATTCTCCATTTTTCTTGTTCTCCTATTTTTAAAGTAGTGTATAGCTATTAAAACAACCACTACACTTAGAATGAATAAACTAGACATTAGCAATCTGAAATTTCTTTCGATAATAATATTATTCAGTTCTTTTTCTTTCAATTCATTTAACAAGAAATTATACTGAACACGATTTTTTTCAACTTCCTTAACAACTCCATCCGTCTTAATTCCAAGTTCCTGTTCCATTCTTTCATTTGACTTAAAGGTCCCATTTTTAATTGGAATATCGTATATTGTTCTTTCATTTAGGGGTTTTGAATTTAAATCTATATTTTCCCAAACATGAAGTGTTCCGTTCTTATCAATAGGCGATTGTACTTCCATTCTATTTTCGAGTTTTGTTGAAAAGAGAATCATGGCATGCGTATTCCTTTTTTTCTATGACCGTATTCAATATATCATCTCGTTTATCAGCGACTTGAGTTTGCACACTATAATTATTCAACTGCAAACTATTATGACCACTTTCTTGATTAAACTCAAATTCAATATTCGAATTCATGCTTTTCCACTTTTTATCAAACTTAGTCTGTAAAAAATATCTGCTCTGTTCTTCTAAACTAGCATTTTTCAACCAAACTGAAAATGTTATAGGATGGTAATTATACATACAAAGAACAGATAAAATACATACTGTTCCCAACGTTATCATGATTATTTTCTTTTTCATCATTTTCTCTCTACTTTTGCGATAACTTCTCTTAGTCTTCGTATTTTTTCTTGTTGTCCGGCGATGGATTGTTGTAGACTAACAATTTCAGCATCATATTTCGACATTCTTTCCACCTTCTTCTTTATATTGTGTATTCATTCACTATAACGATTATAACTAATTGTGAAAAGAGGTGCAATAACTTATCACAAACATAAAAATATTACATTTAAAAGAGACGTAAAACATACGCCTCTTCTCAAAATTATGAAGTCTTCCTTGCTTCTTATGCTAGACTTTTTTATTTTGCCTCCAAAATTGCTGCGAGTAATGCTTTTTGCGCATGGAGTCTATTTCCCGCTTGTTGATAAATGACCGAGTGATCGCCATCAATAATTTCCGTTGTTACTTCTTCTTCCCGGTGTGCTGGTAAGCAATGTAAAAAATGGTAATCAGGCTTAGCAAAACTAACTAGTTCTGCGTTTACTTGATATTTCTCACCAAAATCCGCTAATCTTTTTGCATTTTCATCTTCTTGTCCCATGCTTGTCCAAACATCCGTATAAATGAAGTCTGCATCCGTAACCGCCAATTTCGAATCCTCGGTTACAAAAATGGTAGCACCACTTTTCTCAGCCAATTTTTCTGCAGTAGCGAGAATTGTTTCGTCAACCTCATAGCCTTTTGGCATTGCAAGGCGGATATCCAAGCCGACCATCGCGCTGGCTAAAAGCAGTGAATGGCAAACATTGTTCCCGTCACCAATATAAGCTAGCTTGATGCCGTCCAACTGATCTTTCCATTCATAAATCGTCATTAAATCCGCTAACGCCTGACATGGATGATGTAAGTCAGTTAAACCATTAATAATCGGAATTTCCGCATGATATGCCAGTTCTTCCACTTTCTCATGGCTAAATGTCCGAATCATAATCGCGTCAATATAT includes these proteins:
- a CDS encoding DHH family phosphoesterase; amino-acid sequence: MKSEILQQIKQFETIILHRHVRPDPDAYGSQMGLAEIIRASFPEKKVYSVGNDEVSLQFLGVVDEITDDIYKDALVIVCDTANQERVSDGRFNKGNKLIKIDHHPNDDAYGDLLWVDTTASSCSEMIVAFWEAFSDELILNETAARLLYAGIVGDTGRFLYPSTTEETLRLSAHLVTFPFDRPALYRELYELPKNTVKLSGYILQNFVMDENGAATVYLSDTLLNEFDVNPRDASALVSCIENVAGIKAWIMFIQEGPVFRARLRSKGPVINELAKEYGGGGHPLASGATLHNEEEIKEMTAKLQLICATK
- the ytoI gene encoding CBS-HotDog domain-containing transcription factor YtoI yields the protein MATKHEQILKYIENLAVGEKISVRKIAKNLSVSEGTAYRAIKDAEIIGFVSTIKRVGTLRIERKQKDSIEKLTFAEIVNMIDGQVLGGRAGLYKSLNKFVIGAMTVEAMERYTDAGNLLIVGNRVSAHELALKRGAAVLITGGFDTDDEVKQLADEKELPILSTSYDTFTVATMINRAIYDQLIKKEVVFVEDILTPLETTAFLSTSDKVADWHKMEEATGHSRFPVVNRAMRLTGMVTSKDILEKNPSISIERVMTKNPLTVGPKMSVASVAHMMIWESIEVIPVVKDDLTLIGIVSRQDILKSMQMIQKQPQVGETIDDTIANQLSEKADTGEEADYEFKVSPQMTNSLGTLSYGVFTQVVCDVVQQKLFSMKKRNVAIENVTMYFLKPVQMDATIVIKPRILEMGRKAGKLDVELYLEGILTGKAIVACQMMER
- a CDS encoding metal-dependent hydrolase — encoded protein: MKISFHGQSCIKIITGNTTILVDPFISGNKKCDLKAEEQMPDFIVLSHGHDDHVGDTVEIARNSGATVICNADLASFLAVEDGLENIAPMHIGGKRQFDFGQVKLTQAFHGSQTVRDGRIINLGFPTGIVFTIEGKNIYFAGDTGLFSDMKLIGELNPLDVAFLPIGDNFTMGPEDAAIAARFLQAKLVIPMHYNTFPLIEQDAHQFVASLDEGIAGKVLEIGEGIEI
- a CDS encoding M24 family metallopeptidase, with amino-acid sequence MEKNIDVLQKWLKDQGAEVAFLTDPENIAYFSGYHSEPHERVLGLAVFPDSEPFLFTPALEVEDVRGGDWTHPAYGYNDTENPFTIIAEEIKKRVANPSKFAIEKKHMSVDRYEQLGGLFSGSSFIPIEHKIEQIRLIKTEAELTILKEAALLADYAVQVGVNEIAEGKTEAEIVAKIEYEMKKKGVTAMSFDTMVLTGKNGALPHGTPGETKIKKGDLVLFDLGVVHKGYCSDITRTVAFGDISAEQKKIYDTVLEAQIAAVEKVKAGVKASEIDLTARNIIREAGYGDYFPHRLGHGLGASVHEFPSITETNHMELQENMVFTIEPGIYVSGVAGVRIEDDLVVTKDGVQVLTEFPKTLQVIN
- the ald gene encoding alanine dehydrogenase translates to MLVGVPKEIKNNENRVAMTPASVFSYVNAGHTVYVEKDAGIGSNYQDADFVEAGATIVETAKEAWDVDMVVKVKEPIASEYNYFKEGLLLFTYLHLANEPTLAKALLQSKVNSVAYETVELADRTLPLLSPMSEVAGRMAAQIGAQFLQRTNGGMGVLLGGVPGVEKSEVVIIGGGIAGTNAAKIAVGLGANVTILDMNLKRLRELDDIFGNQVQTLMSNDFNIETAVKKADLVIGAVLIPGAKAPKLVKEHVIKQMIPGSVLVDIAIDQGGIFETTDHVSTHDDPTYEKYGVLHYAVANMPGAVPRTSTLALTNATLPFGLKLANEGLEVAVKKDPFLLRGLNTYQGHITYKAVADSLGLAYTDSKELI
- a CDS encoding universal stress protein, whose product is MLQQYERVLVAVDGSKEAERAFQKAIQVANRNDAALGLVHVIDTRAFSSVANYDTSMADKATEYADELLSGYKEDALKAGVTKVESYIEYGSPKTAITKEAAKAFQADLIMCGATGLNAVERLLIGSVSEYIIRHSPCDVLVVRNDVPDYKEEK